One Georgenia wutianyii DNA segment encodes these proteins:
- a CDS encoding lipoate--protein ligase family protein, with the protein MRGEYKVPGGKLVAVDLDVVEDRLRDVSVSGDFFLEPDSALALINGALEGMPADARAEDLARAVNGALGPDVAMVGFDAEAVGIAVRRALGRATSWADHTFDVIGPRTMHPAMHVALDEVIPAEVAAGRRPPVLRIWDWDAPLVVIGSFQSVRNEIDPEGLARHDMMVVRRISGGGAMFMEPGNCITYSLVVPTSLVEGLSFERSYAFLDDWVLGALKDVGVTARYVPLNDIASDAGKIGGAAQKRFASGVVLHHVTMSYDIDADKMLEVLRIGREKLSDKGTKSANKRVDPMRSQTGMARADIIDAFIAHFEGRYDTRRSDYTAEELARAEELMRTKFLDDAWTNRVP; encoded by the coding sequence GTGCGCGGTGAGTACAAGGTGCCAGGAGGCAAGCTGGTCGCGGTCGACCTCGACGTCGTCGAGGACCGGTTGCGCGACGTCAGCGTGTCCGGGGACTTCTTCCTCGAGCCAGACTCGGCGCTCGCCCTCATCAACGGCGCGCTGGAGGGGATGCCCGCCGACGCACGCGCCGAGGACCTCGCCCGCGCCGTGAACGGGGCGCTCGGCCCGGACGTCGCCATGGTCGGCTTCGACGCCGAGGCGGTCGGGATCGCGGTCCGCCGAGCCCTCGGCCGGGCGACGAGCTGGGCCGACCACACCTTCGACGTCATCGGCCCGCGGACGATGCACCCGGCGATGCACGTCGCCCTCGACGAGGTCATCCCCGCGGAGGTCGCCGCCGGCCGCCGTCCCCCGGTGCTGCGCATCTGGGACTGGGACGCCCCGCTCGTCGTCATCGGCTCCTTCCAGTCGGTGCGCAACGAGATCGACCCGGAGGGCCTGGCCCGCCACGACATGATGGTCGTGCGCCGCATCTCCGGCGGCGGGGCGATGTTCATGGAGCCCGGCAACTGCATCACCTACTCCCTCGTCGTGCCCACCTCGCTCGTCGAAGGGCTGAGCTTCGAGCGCTCCTACGCCTTCCTCGACGACTGGGTGCTCGGCGCGCTCAAGGACGTCGGCGTCACTGCCCGCTACGTCCCGCTCAACGACATCGCCTCCGACGCCGGCAAGATCGGCGGGGCCGCGCAGAAGCGGTTCGCCAGCGGCGTCGTCCTGCACCACGTGACGATGAGCTACGACATCGACGCCGACAAGATGCTCGAGGTGCTGCGCATCGGCCGGGAGAAGCTGTCGGACAAGGGGACGAAGAGCGCGAACAAGCGCGTCGACCCCATGCGCTCGCAGACCGGGATGGCCCGGGCCGACATCATCGACGCGTTCATCGCCCACTTCGAGGGCCGGTACGACACCCGCCGCTCGGACTACACCGCCGAGGAGCTCGCGCGGGCCGAGGAGCTCATGCGCACGAAGTTCCTCGACGACGCCTGGACCAACCGGGTCCCCTGA
- the cimA gene encoding citramalate synthase, producing the protein MSTTTRLSSLGELTIDVYDTTLRDGAQQEGMNLSVADKLAIASLLDELGVGYIEGGWPGAIPKDTEFFARAAKELDLRHARLAAFGSTCKAGTTPHDDPQVRALVDSEAPVVTIVAKSDIRHVERALRTSAEENLRMITDTVRYLREQGREVILDAEHFFDGYRFDRGYALSAVTAALEAGAEVAVLCDTNGGMLPGWVHEIVADVRTQVDGRLGIHAHNDTGCAVANSLAAVEAGARHVQGTVNGYGERTGNADLVTVVANLELKHGVRTLAGDGLRESSRLSHAISEITNISPYGRQPYVGASAFAHKAGLHASAIRVDPDLYQHIDPVAVGNDMRMLVSEMAGRASIELKGRELGIDLSGRPDVLGRVTERVKAAEAQGYTFDAADASFELVLREELDGTRPRYFTVESWRAMVQTLSQDISLTQAEATVKLHTGRGRVVCTGEGNGPVNALDHALRQALVDVYPELEDFELIDFKVRILDTQSGTDATTRVLIETSDGVHSWSTVGVGPDIIEASWEALVDSVVYGLLRRDVSPR; encoded by the coding sequence ATGAGCACGACGACGCGCCTCTCCTCGCTGGGTGAGCTCACCATCGACGTCTACGACACGACCCTGCGCGACGGCGCGCAGCAGGAGGGGATGAACCTCTCCGTGGCGGACAAGCTCGCCATCGCCTCGCTGCTCGACGAGCTCGGTGTCGGCTACATCGAGGGCGGGTGGCCCGGCGCCATTCCCAAGGACACCGAGTTCTTCGCCCGGGCCGCCAAGGAGCTCGACCTGCGCCACGCGCGGCTCGCGGCCTTCGGCTCGACCTGCAAGGCCGGCACCACCCCGCACGACGACCCCCAGGTGCGGGCGCTCGTGGACTCCGAGGCGCCGGTCGTGACGATCGTGGCCAAGAGCGACATCCGGCACGTCGAGCGGGCGCTGCGCACGTCCGCCGAGGAGAACCTGCGGATGATCACCGACACCGTGCGCTACCTGCGCGAGCAGGGCCGCGAGGTCATCCTCGACGCCGAGCACTTCTTCGACGGCTACCGCTTCGACCGTGGTTACGCCCTGTCCGCCGTCACCGCGGCACTCGAGGCGGGCGCGGAGGTCGCCGTCCTGTGCGACACGAACGGCGGGATGCTCCCGGGCTGGGTGCACGAGATCGTCGCCGACGTGCGCACCCAGGTGGACGGCCGGCTCGGCATCCACGCCCACAACGACACCGGGTGCGCCGTGGCCAACTCCCTCGCCGCCGTCGAGGCCGGCGCCCGACACGTGCAGGGCACGGTCAACGGCTACGGCGAGCGCACCGGCAACGCCGACCTCGTCACCGTCGTGGCGAACCTCGAGCTCAAGCACGGGGTGCGCACCCTCGCCGGCGACGGTCTGCGCGAGTCGAGCCGCCTGTCCCACGCGATCAGCGAGATCACCAACATCAGCCCTTACGGGCGCCAGCCCTACGTCGGGGCCAGCGCCTTCGCCCACAAGGCCGGCCTGCACGCCTCGGCCATCCGGGTGGACCCCGACCTGTACCAGCACATCGACCCGGTCGCCGTCGGCAACGACATGCGCATGCTCGTCTCCGAGATGGCCGGGCGGGCGAGCATCGAGCTCAAGGGCCGCGAGCTCGGCATCGACCTGTCCGGGCGACCGGACGTGCTCGGCAGGGTCACCGAGCGCGTCAAGGCGGCCGAGGCGCAGGGCTACACCTTCGACGCCGCCGACGCGTCCTTCGAGCTCGTCCTGCGTGAGGAGCTCGACGGCACCCGGCCGCGGTACTTCACCGTCGAGAGCTGGCGGGCGATGGTCCAGACGCTGAGCCAGGACATCTCCCTCACCCAGGCAGAGGCCACCGTCAAGCTGCACACCGGCCGCGGCCGCGTCGTGTGCACCGGCGAGGGCAACGGCCCGGTCAACGCCCTGGACCACGCGCTGCGCCAGGCGCTCGTCGACGTCTACCCCGAGCTCGAGGACTTCGAGCTCATCGACTTCAAGGTGCGCATCCTCGACACCCAGTCCGGCACGGACGCCACGACTCGGGTGCTCATCGAGACCTCCGACGGCGTCCACTCGTGGAGCACCGTCGGCGTCGGGCCCGACATCATCGAGGCGAGCTGGGAGGCCCTGGTCGACTCCGTCGTCTACGGGCTCCTGCGCCGCGACGTCTCGCCGCGCTGA
- a CDS encoding 3-isopropylmalate dehydrogenase, with protein sequence MTRTIDLAVIAGDGIGQEVVAEGLKVLDAVVSGQDVTVRTTPYDLGAARWHRTGETLTAEDLASLRGHDAILLGAVGDPSVPSGVLERGLLLRLRFELDHYVNLRPSRLFPGVGSPLAAPGEVDFVVVREGTEGPYVGNGGAIRVGTPHEVANEVSVNTAFGVERVVRDAFARAAARPRKKLTLVHKHNVLVHAGHLWRRTVERVNAEFPDVTVDYLHVDAATIFLVTDPSRFDVIVTDNLFGDILTDLAAAITGGIGLAASGNVNPDRTSPSMFEPVHGSAPDIAGQGKADPTATVLSVALLLDHLGYGQEAARVEAAVAADIANRGTATRSTSEVGDALAAAVSAAVPA encoded by the coding sequence ATGACGCGCACCATCGACCTCGCAGTGATCGCCGGCGACGGGATCGGACAGGAAGTCGTCGCCGAGGGCCTCAAGGTCCTCGACGCCGTGGTCTCCGGGCAGGACGTCACCGTCCGGACCACGCCCTACGACCTCGGCGCCGCCCGCTGGCACCGGACTGGGGAGACCCTCACCGCCGAGGACCTCGCCTCGCTCCGCGGCCACGACGCCATCCTCCTCGGCGCCGTCGGCGACCCGAGCGTCCCCAGCGGCGTGCTCGAGCGGGGCCTGCTCCTGCGTCTGCGCTTCGAGCTCGACCACTACGTCAACCTGCGCCCCTCCCGCCTCTTCCCGGGCGTCGGCTCCCCGCTGGCAGCCCCGGGCGAGGTCGACTTCGTCGTCGTGCGCGAGGGCACCGAGGGCCCTTACGTCGGCAACGGCGGCGCGATCCGCGTGGGCACCCCGCACGAGGTCGCCAACGAGGTCAGCGTCAACACCGCCTTCGGCGTCGAGCGCGTCGTGCGTGACGCCTTCGCCCGTGCCGCGGCCCGCCCGCGCAAGAAGCTCACGCTCGTCCACAAGCACAACGTGCTCGTCCACGCGGGCCACCTGTGGCGGCGCACCGTCGAGCGGGTGAACGCCGAGTTCCCGGACGTCACCGTGGACTACCTCCACGTCGACGCCGCGACGATCTTCCTCGTCACCGACCCCTCGCGGTTCGACGTCATCGTCACCGACAACCTCTTCGGCGACATCCTCACCGACCTCGCCGCGGCCATCACCGGCGGCATCGGCCTGGCCGCCTCGGGCAACGTCAACCCCGACCGCACCTCGCCGAGCATGTTCGAGCCCGTCCACGGCTCCGCGCCCGACATCGCGGGCCAGGGCAAGGCCGACCCGACCGCCACCGTGCTGTCGGTCGCGCTGCTCCTCGACCACCTCGGGTACGGCCAGGAGGCCGCTCGCGTGGAGGCCGCCGTGGCGGCCGACATCGCGAACCGCGGCACCGCCACCCGCTCGACCAGCGAGGTGGGCGACGCGCTCGCGGCGGCCGTCTCCGCCGCCGTCCCCGCCTGA
- a CDS encoding DUF4870 domain-containing protein yields MSTPPPPQQPGGDPFGQQPYGQQPYGEQPHGYGQQPPGYGQQPPGYGQQPYGYGQQPPYGQPNGDDRTIAVVAHLSPLIAMVVSAGWLSFLGPLVVWLVWRDRGPLIRNAAASAFNFNVTVWVVSILAWISVITVILIPVAVVVLIGIFIAQLVLSIKGAIAASRGEIYRYPWQVPILN; encoded by the coding sequence ATGTCCACGCCTCCCCCTCCCCAGCAGCCCGGTGGTGACCCGTTCGGCCAGCAGCCCTACGGTCAGCAGCCCTACGGCGAGCAGCCCCACGGGTATGGGCAGCAGCCGCCCGGGTATGGGCAGCAGCCGCCCGGGTACGGGCAGCAGCCCTACGGCTACGGACAGCAGCCACCCTACGGACAGCCCAACGGCGACGACCGCACCATCGCCGTCGTCGCCCACCTCTCCCCGCTCATCGCCATGGTGGTGAGCGCCGGCTGGCTCAGCTTCCTCGGCCCGCTCGTCGTCTGGCTGGTGTGGCGCGACCGCGGCCCGCTCATCCGCAACGCCGCCGCGAGCGCCTTCAACTTCAACGTCACCGTGTGGGTCGTCAGCATCCTCGCCTGGATCAGCGTCATCACGGTGATCCTCATCCCGGTCGCCGTCGTCGTCCTCATCGGCATCTTCATCGCCCAGCTCGTGCTCTCGATCAAGGGTGCGATCGCGGCCAGCCGCGGAGAGATCTACCGCTACCCGTGGCAGGTGCCGATCCTCAACTGA
- a CDS encoding ASCH domain-containing protein, whose amino-acid sequence MSEHTEPELDHDDARDAAVASYWATARKRAGLNRLDVVVGQQALGAVQPPAWSFGSGSEEADSLLDLVLAGRKTATASAESPYSAQGVPVPVPGDLSIILDGAGRPRALIVTTEVEVRPFREVDAEHAAAEGEGDLSLEHWRTVHEPFFAAELAEVGLPFDADVPVVLERFKLLDPKPRRHHEDVREPVTT is encoded by the coding sequence ATGAGTGAGCACACCGAGCCGGAGCTCGACCACGACGACGCCCGCGACGCCGCCGTCGCCTCCTACTGGGCGACCGCCCGCAAGCGCGCGGGCCTCAACCGGCTCGACGTCGTCGTCGGCCAGCAGGCCCTCGGGGCGGTCCAGCCGCCCGCGTGGTCCTTCGGCTCCGGCTCCGAGGAGGCCGACTCGCTCCTCGACCTCGTCCTCGCCGGCCGCAAGACGGCCACGGCCAGCGCGGAGAGCCCGTACTCGGCGCAGGGCGTGCCGGTCCCGGTGCCCGGTGACCTCTCGATCATCCTCGACGGCGCCGGACGGCCCCGTGCGCTCATCGTCACCACGGAGGTCGAGGTGCGTCCCTTCCGGGAGGTGGACGCCGAGCACGCCGCCGCGGAGGGGGAGGGGGACCTGTCCCTCGAGCACTGGCGCACGGTCCACGAGCCGTTCTTCGCCGCCGAGCTGGCGGAGGTGGGTCTGCCCTTCGACGCGGACGTCCCGGTGGTCCTCGAGCGCTTCAAGCTGCTCGACCCCAAGCCGCGCCGGCACCACGAGGACGTGCGCGAACCTGTCACTACGTGA
- a CDS encoding branched-chain amino acid aminotransferase — protein MTTAPADYAIVPSSHPRTTAQRTAALERLSFGVEFTDHMARATWTPEEGWQGHRVEAFAPLELSPAAAVLHYAQEIFEGLKAYRHADGSVWAFRPEANARRFAASARRLAMPELPEEDFLASISALVDTDLEWVPSTEGASLYLRPFMIATEPFLGVRPAQRYEYLVIASPVGPYFVNGFQPVSIWVAQDYHRAGPGGTGHAKFGGNYAASLLPQQRANAQGFDQVCFLDAATRTNLEELGGMNVFVVDEDGVVHTPALTGTILEGVTRSSILTLLTEEGLEVRERDIPLTWLLDGVRDGSVREVFACGTAAVITPIGRLAGESFDVTVGDGAAGPVTSRLFDRLTDIQFGRAQDPHDWMRRLA, from the coding sequence ATGACCACCGCACCCGCCGACTACGCGATCGTGCCGAGCTCCCACCCGCGCACGACGGCCCAGCGGACGGCAGCCCTCGAGCGGCTGAGCTTCGGCGTCGAGTTCACCGACCACATGGCCCGGGCGACGTGGACGCCGGAGGAGGGCTGGCAGGGGCACCGGGTCGAGGCCTTCGCGCCCCTGGAGCTGTCCCCGGCGGCGGCGGTCCTCCACTACGCGCAGGAGATCTTCGAAGGGCTCAAGGCCTACCGCCACGCCGACGGCTCGGTGTGGGCCTTCCGCCCGGAGGCCAACGCCCGGCGCTTCGCGGCGTCCGCGCGTCGGCTGGCGATGCCCGAGCTGCCCGAGGAGGACTTCCTCGCCTCGATCAGCGCGCTCGTGGACACCGACCTCGAGTGGGTGCCCTCGACGGAGGGCGCGAGCCTGTACCTGCGGCCCTTCATGATCGCCACCGAGCCCTTCCTCGGCGTCCGGCCGGCGCAGCGCTACGAGTACCTCGTCATCGCCTCGCCCGTCGGCCCCTACTTCGTCAACGGCTTCCAGCCCGTGTCGATCTGGGTCGCGCAGGACTACCACCGCGCCGGTCCCGGCGGCACCGGCCACGCGAAGTTCGGCGGCAACTACGCCGCGAGCCTGCTCCCGCAGCAGCGCGCCAACGCCCAGGGTTTCGACCAGGTGTGCTTCCTGGACGCGGCGACCCGCACGAACCTCGAGGAGCTCGGCGGGATGAACGTCTTCGTCGTCGACGAGGACGGAGTGGTCCACACCCCGGCGCTCACCGGCACCATCCTCGAGGGCGTCACCCGCTCCTCGATCCTCACCCTCCTCACCGAGGAGGGCCTGGAGGTGCGCGAGCGCGACATCCCGCTCACCTGGCTGCTCGACGGCGTCCGCGACGGCTCCGTGCGCGAGGTGTTCGCGTGCGGCACCGCGGCGGTCATCACCCCGATCGGCCGTCTCGCCGGTGAGTCCTTCGACGTCACGGTCGGGGACGGGGCTGCCGGCCCGGTGACGAGCCGGCTCTTCGACCGGCTCACCGACATCCAGTTCGGGCGGGCGCAGGACCCCCACGACTGGATGCGCCGCCTCGCCTGA